One segment of Balaenoptera ricei isolate mBalRic1 chromosome 8, mBalRic1.hap2, whole genome shotgun sequence DNA contains the following:
- the IRF7 gene encoding interferon regulatory factor 7 isoform X1 translates to MAVAPDGGTPRVLFGDWLLGEVSSGRYEGLRWLDAARTRFRVPWKHFARKDLGEADSRIFKAWAVARGRWPLRSSGGARPTAESAFRASWKTNFRCALRCTRRFVMLQDNSGDPTDPHKVYMVTPEPACGESQVQCSPNPNSPSESPGISQGEDEVLEDTPPTKDGLLGPYLAADAGERLGHGLAGLSPEPCAPSPAGDAGDLLLQALQQSCLEEHLLKAACGVETIAPEAPDTGPPPASWQPREAEPCTTASPSACTLMAGHLHVAGPTCSHLGLHTLPSLGALDLTITYKGRTVLQEVVGRPSCVLLYGPPGVGGGALEPQRVAFPSPAELPDQKQLHYTEKLLQHVAPGLQLELRGLRLWARRLGKCKVYWEVGGPLGSASPSTPARLLPRNCDTPIFDFGTFFQELGEFQACRRRGSPHYTIYLSFGQDLSVGRPKEKSLVLVKLEPWLCRAYLEGVQREGASSLDSGSLSLCLSSCNSLYDELEHFLEHFLMEVEQPG, encoded by the exons ATGGCCGTGGCTCCCGACGG GGGGACCCCGCGCGTGCTCTTCGGAGACTGGCTTCTGGGCGAGGTCAGCAGCGGCCGCTACGAGGGACTACGGTGGCTGGACGCGGCCCGAACGCGCTTCCGCGTGCCCTGGAAGCACTTCGCGCGGAAGGACCTGGGAGAGGCCGACTCGCGCATCTTCAAG GCCTGGGCCGTGGCCCGCGGCAGGTGGCCTCTCCGCAGCAGCGGAGGTGCCCGGCCGACCGCCGAGAGTGCGTTCCGAGCTTCCTGGAAAACCAACTTCCGGTGCGCGCTGCGCTGTACGCGGCGCTTCGTGATGTTGCAAGACAACTCGGGGGACCCTACCGACCCTCATAAGGTGTACATGGTCACCCCCGAGCCGGCGTGCGGAG AGTCTCAGGTCCAGTGTTCCCCCAACCCTAATTCTCCCTCAGAAAGCCCAGGCATTAGCCAGGGGGAGGATGAGGTCCTTGAAGATACCCCACCTACAAAG GATGGGCTTCTGGGGCCATACCTGGCAGCAGATGCTGGCGAGAGGCTGGGGCATGGGCTGGCCGGACTGAGCCCTGAGCCCTgtgccccaagcccagctggAGATGCTGGGGACCTATTGCTCCAGGCTCTGCAGCAGAGCTGCCTGGAGGAGCATCTGCTGAAAGCTGCGTGTGGGGTGGAGACGATAGCCCCCGAGGCTCCTG ACACAGGCCCACCCCCAGCCTCGTGGCAGCCCCGAGAGGCGGAGCCCTGCACCACAGCCTCCCCCAGTGCCTGCACCCTGATGGCAGGGCATCTGCACGTGGCTGGTCCTACCTGCTCACATCTCGGTCTGCACACACTGCCCAGCTTGGGGGCCCTGGACTTGACCATCACGTACAAGGGCCGAACAGTGCTGCAGGAGGTGGTGGGGCGCCCGAGCTGTGTGCTCCTGTATGGCCCCCCCGGTGTAGGTGGTGGGGCTTTAGAGCCCCAGCGAGTAGCCTTTCCTAGCCCCGCCGAGCTGCCCGACCAGAAGCAGCTGCACTACACAGAGAAGCTGCTGCAGCACGTGGCCCCCGGCCTGCAGCTGGAACTCCGGGGTCTCAGGCTGTGGGCCCGGCGCCTGGGCAAGTGCAAGGTCTATTGGGAGGTGGGAGGGCCCCTGGGCTCGGCcagcccctccacccccgcccgcCTGTTGCCCCGGAACTGCGACACCCCCATCTTTGACTTCGGCACCTTCTTCCAAG AACTGGGGGAGTTTCAGGCCTGCCGGCGCCGGGGCTCCCCTCACTACACCATCTACCTGAGCTTTGGGCAGGACCTGTCAGTGGGGAGGCCCAAGGAGAAGAGCCTGGTCCTGGTGAAG CTGGAGCCATGGCTGTGCCGGGCATACCTGGAGGGCGTGCAGCGCGAAGGCGCGTCCTCTCTGGACAGCGGCAGCCTCAGCCTCTGCCTGTCCAGCTGCAACAGCCTCTATGATGAGCTGGAGCACTTCCTGGAGCACTTCCTGATGGAGGTGGAGCAGCCCGGCTAG
- the IRF7 gene encoding interferon regulatory factor 7 isoform X2: MAVAPDGGTPRVLFGDWLLGEVSSGRYEGLRWLDAARTRFRVPWKHFARKDLGEADSRIFKAWAVARGRWPLRSSGGARPTAESAFRASWKTNFRCALRCTRRFVMLQDNSGDPTDPHKVYMVTPEPACGESPGISQGEDEVLEDTPPTKDGLLGPYLAADAGERLGHGLAGLSPEPCAPSPAGDAGDLLLQALQQSCLEEHLLKAACGVETIAPEAPDTGPPPASWQPREAEPCTTASPSACTLMAGHLHVAGPTCSHLGLHTLPSLGALDLTITYKGRTVLQEVVGRPSCVLLYGPPGVGGGALEPQRVAFPSPAELPDQKQLHYTEKLLQHVAPGLQLELRGLRLWARRLGKCKVYWEVGGPLGSASPSTPARLLPRNCDTPIFDFGTFFQELGEFQACRRRGSPHYTIYLSFGQDLSVGRPKEKSLVLVKLEPWLCRAYLEGVQREGASSLDSGSLSLCLSSCNSLYDELEHFLEHFLMEVEQPG; the protein is encoded by the exons ATGGCCGTGGCTCCCGACGG GGGGACCCCGCGCGTGCTCTTCGGAGACTGGCTTCTGGGCGAGGTCAGCAGCGGCCGCTACGAGGGACTACGGTGGCTGGACGCGGCCCGAACGCGCTTCCGCGTGCCCTGGAAGCACTTCGCGCGGAAGGACCTGGGAGAGGCCGACTCGCGCATCTTCAAG GCCTGGGCCGTGGCCCGCGGCAGGTGGCCTCTCCGCAGCAGCGGAGGTGCCCGGCCGACCGCCGAGAGTGCGTTCCGAGCTTCCTGGAAAACCAACTTCCGGTGCGCGCTGCGCTGTACGCGGCGCTTCGTGATGTTGCAAGACAACTCGGGGGACCCTACCGACCCTCATAAGGTGTACATGGTCACCCCCGAGCCGGCGTGCGGAG AAAGCCCAGGCATTAGCCAGGGGGAGGATGAGGTCCTTGAAGATACCCCACCTACAAAG GATGGGCTTCTGGGGCCATACCTGGCAGCAGATGCTGGCGAGAGGCTGGGGCATGGGCTGGCCGGACTGAGCCCTGAGCCCTgtgccccaagcccagctggAGATGCTGGGGACCTATTGCTCCAGGCTCTGCAGCAGAGCTGCCTGGAGGAGCATCTGCTGAAAGCTGCGTGTGGGGTGGAGACGATAGCCCCCGAGGCTCCTG ACACAGGCCCACCCCCAGCCTCGTGGCAGCCCCGAGAGGCGGAGCCCTGCACCACAGCCTCCCCCAGTGCCTGCACCCTGATGGCAGGGCATCTGCACGTGGCTGGTCCTACCTGCTCACATCTCGGTCTGCACACACTGCCCAGCTTGGGGGCCCTGGACTTGACCATCACGTACAAGGGCCGAACAGTGCTGCAGGAGGTGGTGGGGCGCCCGAGCTGTGTGCTCCTGTATGGCCCCCCCGGTGTAGGTGGTGGGGCTTTAGAGCCCCAGCGAGTAGCCTTTCCTAGCCCCGCCGAGCTGCCCGACCAGAAGCAGCTGCACTACACAGAGAAGCTGCTGCAGCACGTGGCCCCCGGCCTGCAGCTGGAACTCCGGGGTCTCAGGCTGTGGGCCCGGCGCCTGGGCAAGTGCAAGGTCTATTGGGAGGTGGGAGGGCCCCTGGGCTCGGCcagcccctccacccccgcccgcCTGTTGCCCCGGAACTGCGACACCCCCATCTTTGACTTCGGCACCTTCTTCCAAG AACTGGGGGAGTTTCAGGCCTGCCGGCGCCGGGGCTCCCCTCACTACACCATCTACCTGAGCTTTGGGCAGGACCTGTCAGTGGGGAGGCCCAAGGAGAAGAGCCTGGTCCTGGTGAAG CTGGAGCCATGGCTGTGCCGGGCATACCTGGAGGGCGTGCAGCGCGAAGGCGCGTCCTCTCTGGACAGCGGCAGCCTCAGCCTCTGCCTGTCCAGCTGCAACAGCCTCTATGATGAGCTGGAGCACTTCCTGGAGCACTTCCTGATGGAGGTGGAGCAGCCCGGCTAG
- the IRF7 gene encoding interferon regulatory factor 7 isoform X3 has protein sequence MAVAPDGGTPRVLFGDWLLGEVSSGRYEGLRWLDAARTRFRVPWKHFARKDLGEADSRIFKAWAVARGRWPLRSSGGARPTAESAFRASWKTNFRCALRCTRRFVMLQDNSGDPTDPHKVYMVTPEPACGDTGPPPASWQPREAEPCTTASPSACTLMAGHLHVAGPTCSHLGLHTLPSLGALDLTITYKGRTVLQEVVGRPSCVLLYGPPGVGGGALEPQRVAFPSPAELPDQKQLHYTEKLLQHVAPGLQLELRGLRLWARRLGKCKVYWEVGGPLGSASPSTPARLLPRNCDTPIFDFGTFFQELGEFQACRRRGSPHYTIYLSFGQDLSVGRPKEKSLVLVKLEPWLCRAYLEGVQREGASSLDSGSLSLCLSSCNSLYDELEHFLEHFLMEVEQPG, from the exons ATGGCCGTGGCTCCCGACGG GGGGACCCCGCGCGTGCTCTTCGGAGACTGGCTTCTGGGCGAGGTCAGCAGCGGCCGCTACGAGGGACTACGGTGGCTGGACGCGGCCCGAACGCGCTTCCGCGTGCCCTGGAAGCACTTCGCGCGGAAGGACCTGGGAGAGGCCGACTCGCGCATCTTCAAG GCCTGGGCCGTGGCCCGCGGCAGGTGGCCTCTCCGCAGCAGCGGAGGTGCCCGGCCGACCGCCGAGAGTGCGTTCCGAGCTTCCTGGAAAACCAACTTCCGGTGCGCGCTGCGCTGTACGCGGCGCTTCGTGATGTTGCAAGACAACTCGGGGGACCCTACCGACCCTCATAAGGTGTACATGGTCACCCCCGAGCCGGCGTGCGGAG ACACAGGCCCACCCCCAGCCTCGTGGCAGCCCCGAGAGGCGGAGCCCTGCACCACAGCCTCCCCCAGTGCCTGCACCCTGATGGCAGGGCATCTGCACGTGGCTGGTCCTACCTGCTCACATCTCGGTCTGCACACACTGCCCAGCTTGGGGGCCCTGGACTTGACCATCACGTACAAGGGCCGAACAGTGCTGCAGGAGGTGGTGGGGCGCCCGAGCTGTGTGCTCCTGTATGGCCCCCCCGGTGTAGGTGGTGGGGCTTTAGAGCCCCAGCGAGTAGCCTTTCCTAGCCCCGCCGAGCTGCCCGACCAGAAGCAGCTGCACTACACAGAGAAGCTGCTGCAGCACGTGGCCCCCGGCCTGCAGCTGGAACTCCGGGGTCTCAGGCTGTGGGCCCGGCGCCTGGGCAAGTGCAAGGTCTATTGGGAGGTGGGAGGGCCCCTGGGCTCGGCcagcccctccacccccgcccgcCTGTTGCCCCGGAACTGCGACACCCCCATCTTTGACTTCGGCACCTTCTTCCAAG AACTGGGGGAGTTTCAGGCCTGCCGGCGCCGGGGCTCCCCTCACTACACCATCTACCTGAGCTTTGGGCAGGACCTGTCAGTGGGGAGGCCCAAGGAGAAGAGCCTGGTCCTGGTGAAG CTGGAGCCATGGCTGTGCCGGGCATACCTGGAGGGCGTGCAGCGCGAAGGCGCGTCCTCTCTGGACAGCGGCAGCCTCAGCCTCTGCCTGTCCAGCTGCAACAGCCTCTATGATGAGCTGGAGCACTTCCTGGAGCACTTCCTGATGGAGGTGGAGCAGCCCGGCTAG